One Rissa tridactyla isolate bRisTri1 chromosome 1, bRisTri1.patW.cur.20221130, whole genome shotgun sequence DNA segment encodes these proteins:
- the FAM107B gene encoding protein FAM107B produces MAEPDYIDDDNPELIRPQKLINPVKSSRNHQDLHRELLMNQKRGLAPQNKPELQKVMEKRKRDQVIKQQKEEEAQKKKSDLEIELLKRQQKLEQLELEQQKIQEEQENAPEFVKVKGNLRRTVQEVAEAPDS; encoded by the exons ATGGCTGAACCAGACTACATAGACGATGACAATCCTGAACTAATTAGACCTCAGAAATTAATTAATCCTGTGAAGTCATCCCGGAATCATCAAGATCTCCATAGAGAGCTGCTTATGAATCAGAAAAG GGGTCTTGCACCTCAGAATAAGCCAGAGCTACAGAAGgtgatggagaaaaggaaacGAGATCAAGTTattaaacaacaaaaagaagaggaagcacaaaagaagaaatcagaccTGGAAATAGAGCTACTGAAACGGCAGCAGAAACTGGAGCAG CTGGAACTGGAGCAACAGAAGATACAGGAAGAGCAGGAAAACGCACCTGAATTTGTCAAAGTCAAGGGCAACTTGAGGAGGACGGTCCAGGAAGTCGCAGAAGCACCAGACTCCTAG